The proteins below come from a single Aegilops tauschii subsp. strangulata cultivar AL8/78 chromosome 6, Aet v6.0, whole genome shotgun sequence genomic window:
- the LOC109780037 gene encoding uncharacterized protein translates to MEDEYPEEPSSRARFDDTGDEEREENIDSLVLQEYDVTRNCILTENSYEVDRSEPGRFTVHCPYDRCRWRFHASTMLKSKLIQIKNNPHGHTCPPVGGGGKDKSKLAKTRWVADAILDWVRETPTIGPIALHGKLFEKYKINVPYMRIFYAKERALDRINGPWNESFQLLYTFKAEVETASPGSDVEIDKHIVQYKLKGKTVEKECFRRAFVCFKACWQGFLNGCRPYLAIDATTLNGRWRGQLAAASAVDGHNWLFPVAFGVLEADSKGSWV, encoded by the exons ATGGAAGATGAATATCCAGAGGAGCCTAGCAGCCGTGCTAGATTTGATGACACTGGAGATGAAGAGAGGGAGGAGAACATCGACTCCTTAGTTTTACAAGAATATGATG TGACTAGAAATTGCATTCTCACTGAAAACTCCTATGAGGTTGATAGGAGTGAGCCAGGAAGATTCACTGTTCATTGCCCTTATGATAGGTGTAGGTGGAGGTTCCATGCATCCACTATGCTAAAGAGCAAATTGATTCAG ATAAAAAACAACCCACACGGGCACACTTGCCCACCTGTAGGGGGAGGAGGAAAGGACAAATCAAAGCTTGCAAAGACTAGGTGGGTGGCAGATGCAATCTTGGATTGGGTGAGGGAAACACCAACAATTGGTCCAATAGCACTCCATGGGAAGCTATTTGAGAAGTACAAGATTAATGTACCTTACATGAGGATTTTCTATGCTAAGGAAAGGGCTCTTGATAGGATTAATGGTCCATGGAATGAGAGTTTTCAGTTGCTTTACACCTTCAAAGCTGAAGTGGAGACGGCTAGTCCAGGGAGTGAtgtagagattgacaagcataTAGTTCAGTACAAATTAAAAGGGAAGACAGTGGAGAAGGAGTGCTTCAGGAGGgcttttgtttgtttcaaggcttGCTGGCAGGGGTTTCTAAATGGTTGTAGGCCCTATTTGGCTATCGACGCAACTACTTTGAATGGAAGATGGAGAGGCCAGCTAGCAGCAGCTTCTGCagttgatggacacaactggCTATTCCCAGTTGCATTTGGTGTGTTGGAGGCAGACTCCAAGGGGAGTTGGGTCTAG